The Novipirellula artificiosorum genome contains a region encoding:
- the metX gene encoding homoserine O-acetyltransferase MetX produces the protein MSDPFSSTDDLRTAAPLPHAQSVFFEGPIRLELGGELPGIRCAYETWGTLNEEASNAVLVCHAISGDSHVARHTPDDATGWWDQLIGPGKYIDTDRFFVVCPNVLGGCRGSTGPSDIDPSSGPEPRPYGANFPRITIGDMVGVQRLLSEKLGIKKWRAVVGGSVGGHQALTWVSRYPESVECCVAIATSPRLTSQALAFDVIGRNAIQTDPYFAGGQYYDKPNRPDTGLAIARMLGHVTYLSSEAMEKKFEPDRHDPREIVSSFEQRFSVGSYLAHQGEKFTTRFDANSYITLSMAMDLFDLGAHRLALMETFDDATCDFLIVSFSSDWLFTPGQSREIVDALMALDKRVTYAEITSNAGHDSFLIDQYIEQYGPLIRAKLGSIDQEKPALNAAEESILELIPATASVLDLGCGSGRLLMALKQQPARRVVGVEVAQQKILAAASRGLDVIDYDLNQGLSAFIDKQFDVVVLSATLQAVANVESLFDEMLRVGKRVIVSFANFAYRELREDYVRRGRSPRAPGVFDYAWYNTPNRRFPSIADVQDLCQAKHVTIHHSIFIDTATRELIDEQDDPNLNADTAILVISRD, from the coding sequence ATGTCAGATCCCTTTTCCAGCACAGACGATCTCCGCACGGCTGCTCCGCTGCCCCACGCCCAATCGGTCTTTTTCGAAGGTCCGATTCGATTGGAACTCGGTGGCGAGTTACCGGGGATTCGCTGCGCGTATGAAACTTGGGGAACGCTCAACGAAGAGGCGTCCAACGCCGTCTTGGTTTGCCACGCGATTTCGGGGGATTCGCACGTCGCCCGGCACACGCCGGATGACGCGACCGGCTGGTGGGATCAACTGATCGGCCCGGGAAAGTACATTGACACGGATCGTTTCTTCGTGGTTTGTCCGAATGTCTTGGGTGGATGCCGTGGTTCGACAGGCCCGAGTGATATCGATCCCAGCAGTGGCCCTGAACCGCGGCCCTATGGAGCCAACTTTCCTCGCATCACCATCGGCGACATGGTCGGCGTGCAACGCTTGTTGTCCGAAAAACTTGGCATCAAGAAATGGCGGGCGGTCGTTGGCGGATCCGTTGGAGGACACCAAGCGTTGACATGGGTCTCACGCTACCCCGAGTCGGTGGAGTGTTGTGTGGCCATCGCAACCTCGCCACGTTTGACGTCGCAAGCCCTAGCGTTTGATGTGATTGGTCGCAACGCGATTCAAACCGACCCTTACTTTGCCGGGGGCCAGTACTATGACAAGCCCAACCGCCCGGATACCGGGTTGGCCATCGCTCGGATGCTTGGACATGTGACCTACTTGTCGAGCGAGGCGATGGAGAAGAAATTCGAGCCCGATCGTCATGACCCACGAGAAATCGTTTCCAGTTTTGAACAACGATTCAGCGTCGGCTCCTACTTGGCCCATCAAGGAGAAAAATTTACGACTCGGTTTGATGCGAACAGCTACATCACGTTGTCGATGGCGATGGACCTCTTCGATCTCGGGGCTCACCGGCTGGCACTGATGGAAACCTTCGACGATGCGACTTGTGACTTCTTGATCGTCAGTTTCAGTAGCGATTGGTTATTCACTCCCGGTCAATCTCGGGAAATTGTCGACGCCCTGATGGCGCTCGACAAACGGGTGACCTATGCAGAAATCACTTCAAATGCTGGTCACGATTCCTTCTTGATCGATCAATACATCGAACAGTATGGGCCATTGATTCGGGCGAAATTGGGTTCGATCGACCAAGAAAAGCCTGCCCTGAACGCCGCGGAAGAGTCGATTCTTGAACTGATTCCCGCCACGGCATCCGTATTGGATTTGGGCTGCGGCAGCGGGCGTTTGCTGATGGCACTCAAACAACAACCAGCGCGGCGCGTCGTCGGCGTTGAAGTCGCGCAACAAAAGATCTTAGCAGCGGCGTCCCGTGGGCTTGATGTGATCGACTATGACCTCAACCAAGGGCTTTCTGCCTTTATCGACAAACAGTTCGACGTCGTGGTCCTGAGTGCCACGTTACAAGCGGTCGCTAATGTCGAGTCGTTGTTCGATGAAATGCTGCGAGTGGGTAAGCGCGTGATTGTCAGTTTCGCAAACTTTGCCTACCGCGAGCTGCGCGAAGACTACGTTCGGCGAGGGCGATCTCCACGGGCTCCGGGAGTCTTCGACTACGCATGGTACAATACCCCGAATCGTCGCTTCCCGAGCATTGCAGACGTTCAAGACCTTTGCCAAGCCAAGCATGTCACGATCCATCATTCGATTTTCATTGACACGGCAACCCGAGAACTGATTGATGAACAAGACGACCCCAACCTGAATGCGGATACCGCAATCTTGGTGATAAGCCGCGATTGA
- a CDS encoding arylsulfatase, producing MLKGTIYYILPSLIRKKTFMPTPKRSTSLVRLFAFLTLVSVAMLGAAERPNVVVILSDDQGWGDLSLNGNVNLSTPKIDSLARDGASFDRFYVCPVCSPTRAEFLTGRYHPRGKVYSTSSGGERLNLDEITIADTFKAAGYATAAFGKWHNGMQYPYHPCGRGFDEYYGFCSGHWGDYFSPMLEHNGQIVQGDGYLTDDFTNHAMQFIEMHQDQPFFVYLPFNTPHTPMQVPDRWWDKFRDKGLTMLHRDSKKEALPFTRAALAMCENIDWNVGRLLEKLDELKLAENTIVLYFCDNGPNSNRWNGGMKGRKGSTDEGGVRSPMVIRWPAAIEPGTQVTQIGGAIDLLPTLADLTGIPIISQKPLDGVSLKPVLLGTQTSLPDRKIFSHWGNRVSVRTPQFRLDHQGKLFDLAADPGQDQDVSAEHPQLTSELKADVKAWQNEVFKNNNQQPRPFLIGHPDFEYTQMPARDAEGSGGIQRSNRWPNCSFLTHWTQLDEAITWNAEVVADGTFEVVLYYTCPAEDVGSRFELSINGSRIEGQITQAQDPPLRGAEHDRVERMESYVKDFRAMNLGTMELEQGPGQLTLRALEIPGTQVMDFRLLMFKRVDSAVD from the coding sequence ATGCTTAAGGGCACGATCTACTACATCCTTCCCTCGTTGATTCGCAAAAAGACTTTCATGCCGACCCCCAAACGCTCCACCTCGCTCGTTCGCTTGTTCGCGTTTCTGACCCTCGTTTCGGTGGCGATGCTTGGTGCCGCTGAGCGGCCCAATGTCGTTGTGATTCTAAGTGATGACCAGGGTTGGGGCGATCTCAGTCTGAATGGCAACGTCAACCTGAGCACTCCGAAGATTGACTCGCTCGCCCGCGACGGGGCCAGTTTCGATCGCTTTTATGTTTGTCCCGTTTGTTCACCGACTCGTGCCGAGTTTTTGACGGGACGCTATCACCCGCGCGGCAAGGTCTATAGCACCTCCTCGGGGGGCGAACGCTTGAATTTAGACGAAATCACCATCGCTGACACGTTTAAGGCCGCTGGCTATGCGACTGCGGCGTTTGGCAAATGGCATAACGGGATGCAGTACCCCTACCATCCCTGTGGCCGCGGGTTCGATGAGTACTACGGTTTTTGCAGCGGACATTGGGGAGACTACTTCAGTCCCATGCTGGAACACAACGGCCAAATCGTTCAAGGTGACGGCTACCTGACCGACGACTTTACCAACCACGCGATGCAGTTCATTGAAATGCATCAAGATCAACCCTTTTTTGTCTACTTACCCTTCAATACGCCTCACACGCCGATGCAAGTACCGGATCGATGGTGGGACAAGTTTCGGGACAAGGGGCTGACGATGCTTCACCGCGATTCGAAAAAGGAAGCGTTGCCCTTCACGCGTGCCGCATTGGCGATGTGTGAAAATATCGACTGGAATGTAGGGCGTTTGCTCGAAAAGTTGGACGAACTCAAACTCGCAGAGAACACGATTGTCCTTTACTTTTGTGACAACGGTCCTAACAGCAACCGCTGGAATGGTGGGATGAAAGGGCGGAAAGGATCAACCGACGAGGGAGGCGTTCGGTCACCGATGGTGATTCGCTGGCCCGCCGCCATTGAGCCCGGAACGCAAGTGACTCAGATCGGCGGTGCGATTGACTTGTTGCCCACGTTGGCGGATTTGACCGGCATACCGATCATCAGCCAAAAGCCACTGGATGGTGTGAGCTTGAAGCCCGTTTTGCTGGGCACGCAGACGTCATTGCCTGATCGAAAGATCTTTTCACACTGGGGAAATCGCGTCAGTGTTCGGACACCGCAATTTCGTTTGGACCATCAGGGAAAACTATTCGATTTGGCAGCCGATCCCGGTCAGGACCAAGACGTCTCTGCCGAGCACCCACAACTCACAAGCGAATTGAAAGCGGACGTGAAAGCGTGGCAGAACGAGGTGTTTAAAAACAACAATCAGCAGCCACGCCCGTTCTTGATTGGACATCCGGATTTCGAATACACCCAAATGCCCGCTCGTGATGCCGAAGGAAGTGGCGGAATCCAGCGTTCCAATCGCTGGCCCAATTGCTCATTCCTGACCCACTGGACACAGCTTGATGAAGCGATCACGTGGAATGCCGAAGTGGTCGCCGACGGAACCTTCGAGGTCGTTCTGTACTACACCTGTCCGGCCGAAGATGTCGGGTCGAGGTTTGAGCTTAGCATCAATGGCAGTCGCATCGAAGGACAGATCACTCAAGCACAGGACCCTCCGCTGCGAGGGGCCGAACATGACCGCGTCGAGCGGATGGAGTCGTACGTGAAGGATTTTCGAGCAATGAATCTTGGCACGATGGAGTTAGAACAAGGGCCCGGCCAATTGACGCTGCGTGCCCTCGAAATCCCTGGAACCCAGGTCATGGATTTCCGCTTGCTGATGTTCAAGCGTGTTGATTCCGCCGTCGATTGA
- a CDS encoding FkbM family methyltransferase, translating to MADIYFAKVPIRNAYLRVRNRMSRASGFSSLMQRYGINLVLDVGANKGQYARELIRTGYRGRIVSFEPLPSAFEKLKLNRWSFGDWQVEPIALGAENTTATLNVAGNSQSSSLQPMLDAHVNAAPSAAYVDTCEVEVRRLDGLYDQYWKAGDRCYLKLDVQGHEHQVIAGASGCLDRVVAIQMELSMRPLYQGAETWQQAIESMQQLGYQLMSLSPGFGDQATGEMLQADGFFVRREEVEKLKKQSQRLAA from the coding sequence ATGGCCGACATCTATTTTGCCAAAGTACCGATCCGCAATGCCTATCTTCGCGTCCGTAACCGGATGTCGAGGGCCAGCGGTTTTTCCAGCTTGATGCAGCGATACGGCATCAACTTGGTCTTGGATGTCGGTGCAAACAAAGGCCAATACGCCCGTGAACTGATTCGCACAGGCTACCGCGGCCGGATTGTTTCGTTTGAGCCGCTACCGTCTGCATTTGAAAAGCTAAAACTAAACCGATGGAGTTTCGGGGATTGGCAAGTGGAGCCGATTGCCTTAGGGGCTGAAAACACGACCGCCACACTCAATGTTGCCGGCAATTCACAGAGCAGCTCGCTGCAGCCGATGCTGGACGCTCACGTCAATGCGGCGCCAAGTGCCGCCTATGTCGATACCTGCGAGGTCGAAGTGCGGCGACTTGACGGCCTGTATGACCAGTACTGGAAAGCGGGCGATCGCTGCTATTTGAAGCTTGATGTGCAGGGCCATGAGCATCAGGTCATCGCAGGTGCATCGGGCTGTCTCGACCGGGTGGTGGCCATACAGATGGAACTGTCCATGCGTCCTCTTTACCAAGGTGCGGAAACCTGGCAACAAGCGATCGAATCGATGCAGCAGCTTGGCTATCAGTTGATGTCACTGTCACCCGGTTTCGGTGATCAAGCCACAGGCGAAATGCTGCAAGCCGATGGATTTTTCGTTCGACGCGAAGAAGTGGAAAAACTAAAAAAACAGTCCCAGCGATTGGCGGCTTAG
- a CDS encoding esterase/lipase family protein yields the protein MIDQIVLVPGFFEPRLLMQPLRYSLRKTSLRTQIWRDRWAFRSLDRSIDRLRLEISAANRSERGTIAIVTHSFGDWVARQAIAEAKNHRVTHLVSIAPIMNASPVAKGLRAIGCGLIPEVPVMASATRASENSDVGPGIRRLILWANLDVWIRPPKVVEHAQTRSLWATHLSIILQPNVHRAVRDFLDR from the coding sequence ATGATTGACCAAATCGTTCTGGTACCAGGTTTTTTTGAGCCTCGTCTGCTGATGCAGCCGCTACGCTATTCGCTCAGGAAGACATCGCTCCGCACACAAATTTGGCGGGATCGCTGGGCGTTTCGGTCGTTGGATCGAAGCATCGACCGTTTGCGTCTCGAGATCAGCGCTGCCAATCGAAGCGAGCGGGGAACGATTGCGATCGTCACACACAGCTTCGGTGATTGGGTTGCTCGGCAAGCGATCGCCGAAGCCAAGAATCACCGCGTGACGCATCTGGTTTCGATTGCCCCGATCATGAACGCCAGCCCCGTGGCGAAGGGACTCCGAGCGATAGGCTGCGGCTTGATTCCGGAAGTCCCCGTGATGGCGAGTGCCACGCGAGCGTCAGAAAACAGCGATGTAGGACCCGGCATCCGTCGATTGATTCTGTGGGCCAATCTCGACGTCTGGATCCGTCCTCCCAAAGTGGTTGAGCATGCCCAGACTCGATCCCTTTGGGCTACCCATTTGTCGATCATTTTGCAGCCGAACGTGCATCGCGCAGTTCGTGATTTCTTGGATCGATAG
- a CDS encoding M56 family metallopeptidase, with protein MSRLQLSGPELILALVLLRTTLVLSIAWLLHGTLRRFSVRFPVYLWRFTMVGLFVMVGTTPFLSGWGFQFAERSPQNEWQTQWTHLLPAHQGPALEPVITEPVITSTADAPGSASPAATSQPAASIQNLRRGDNAQHAFAFSFAVLRERITIAACFGYIAIAGLMLLRILRQFIALRLVLRQADTAEDRIVDFVGSVSRSMGLPDPPDVMASSGISVPMTTGIHRPMILFPESLLGHLSDEQLRFVTAHECSHLQGRDLAWSLLARITQIFFWPIPLVWKLPSAHRFACDVRCDAVASKGDRPSYAKMLADLAIGLHRSLEQPFALAFLRQSEVVARVRQIGSDGFVREPNGLTKVLAGLAFTTVFVVAGTIGVNFLPLYANPDQARGRVRVTVVDPSGTPVVGAEAQVVGLRTVDESASAYGNHAMTASSATNRRGKATVEYPLFVYEQMKTGTIMLMIQHPEYAPFHQEYSVDSPIEASLTPGRRFTATAVDAKTQQRISEDLYAVLSDQTQNPAWQLHQDGTLHSPPLDPSIQSVMLVRYREGTPTLFSEPIDLTGNLVDLPMRTGETLRGVLSDRVPRPVIDGRVALTVALSSKPNAAVNRQSIDWCETTTVNPDGSFVFESIPPCSELQVVADCEGFVSATPPAAELLARIPYVTTMQHAESMQRSFTVSQVCSSEDSEPCVIEMERAATVNFQIVDPAGKPVSNAVISLSPGIVFTPGPSLIFGTYFRTPRWLTSARQALKTADSKTLSDKPFVATTDAKGQATISGIPGKDHISVSVTHPQYELPATEPNSYHRSGNFSIDPGETRGITLTVQKKGVQVLGRE; from the coding sequence ATGAGCAGGTTACAACTCAGTGGACCGGAATTGATCCTCGCGCTCGTGTTGCTCCGCACCACGCTTGTCTTGTCAATTGCCTGGCTACTGCACGGGACCCTTCGACGTTTCAGCGTTCGGTTTCCTGTTTACCTTTGGCGATTCACGATGGTTGGTTTATTCGTGATGGTAGGCACCACCCCCTTTCTCTCCGGCTGGGGTTTCCAATTCGCGGAGCGATCACCGCAAAACGAATGGCAGACCCAATGGACCCACTTGCTACCAGCTCATCAGGGGCCTGCGCTTGAGCCGGTGATCACGGAGCCGGTGATCACGTCCACAGCCGACGCACCGGGCTCGGCATCCCCTGCCGCAACCTCTCAGCCGGCGGCGTCGATTCAGAATCTGCGCAGGGGCGATAACGCTCAGCATGCCTTTGCGTTTTCGTTCGCGGTTCTGCGTGAGCGAATCACAATCGCGGCGTGTTTCGGGTACATCGCGATCGCTGGGTTGATGTTGCTAAGGATATTACGTCAATTCATCGCCCTGCGATTGGTTTTGCGGCAGGCAGACACAGCGGAGGACCGCATCGTCGACTTCGTTGGTTCGGTTTCTCGATCGATGGGGTTACCTGATCCACCCGACGTCATGGCTTCATCCGGCATTTCGGTTCCGATGACAACCGGGATCCACCGTCCCATGATCTTGTTTCCTGAGTCGCTGCTTGGCCATCTGAGCGACGAGCAACTCCGCTTTGTAACGGCCCACGAATGCAGCCATCTCCAAGGACGCGACTTAGCGTGGTCGCTTCTTGCTCGGATCACACAGATCTTTTTCTGGCCGATCCCGCTGGTGTGGAAGCTTCCCTCGGCACATCGATTCGCCTGTGATGTGCGATGCGATGCGGTCGCATCCAAGGGAGACCGCCCAAGCTATGCAAAGATGCTTGCCGACTTAGCCATTGGCTTGCATCGGTCACTGGAACAACCGTTCGCGCTTGCGTTCTTGCGTCAAAGCGAGGTGGTTGCTCGAGTGCGACAGATCGGTTCCGACGGTTTCGTTCGCGAACCGAACGGGTTGACCAAAGTGCTCGCGGGTTTGGCGTTCACGACGGTCTTCGTTGTCGCCGGGACAATCGGAGTGAACTTCCTTCCGCTTTATGCCAACCCTGACCAGGCCAGAGGAAGGGTTCGTGTGACCGTCGTCGATCCGAGTGGAACGCCCGTGGTGGGCGCCGAGGCACAAGTCGTGGGTCTTCGAACCGTGGACGAATCGGCGAGTGCCTATGGGAACCATGCGATGACGGCATCATCCGCAACCAACCGCCGCGGGAAGGCGACCGTCGAATACCCGCTCTTCGTCTACGAACAGATGAAAACAGGAACGATCATGCTGATGATTCAGCATCCCGAATATGCACCCTTCCACCAAGAGTACAGCGTCGATTCACCGATCGAGGCCAGCTTGACTCCGGGGCGACGCTTCACGGCAACGGCGGTCGATGCGAAGACGCAACAGCGGATCAGCGAGGATTTGTATGCCGTTTTGTCTGACCAAACGCAGAATCCTGCATGGCAACTCCATCAGGATGGTACGCTCCATTCGCCGCCTCTGGACCCGTCGATCCAATCGGTCATGTTGGTCCGTTATCGCGAAGGGACGCCCACTTTGTTCAGTGAGCCGATCGACTTGACTGGCAACCTTGTCGATCTGCCGATGAGGACAGGAGAAACACTTCGCGGTGTGTTGAGCGATCGAGTTCCGCGTCCCGTCATCGATGGACGCGTGGCATTGACCGTCGCACTCTCGAGCAAGCCCAACGCCGCAGTCAATCGGCAATCGATTGATTGGTGTGAAACAACGACCGTCAACCCCGATGGTTCCTTCGTGTTTGAATCGATCCCCCCGTGTTCCGAACTGCAAGTGGTCGCGGATTGTGAGGGCTTTGTTTCGGCGACTCCGCCGGCGGCCGAGCTGCTCGCTCGCATCCCCTACGTCACGACCATGCAGCATGCGGAATCGATGCAACGGTCGTTCACCGTCTCGCAAGTATGTTCAAGCGAGGATTCCGAGCCATGCGTGATTGAAATGGAGCGGGCCGCGACGGTGAATTTTCAGATTGTCGACCCAGCGGGCAAACCCGTGTCCAACGCAGTGATCTCGCTGTCGCCGGGCATCGTTTTCACCCCCGGGCCGAGCCTCATTTTCGGAACCTATTTCCGCACGCCCCGGTGGCTCACCTCGGCACGCCAAGCGTTGAAGACGGCGGACTCGAAAACGCTGTCAGACAAGCCTTTTGTGGCCACGACCGATGCAAAGGGACAGGCGACGATTTCGGGGATCCCCGGAAAGGATCACATTTCCGTCAGCGTCACGCATCCGCAGTACGAGCTTCCCGCGACGGAGCCGAATTCCTATCACCGCTCCGGCAATTTCTCCATCGATCCCGGTGAAACCCGTGGGATCACGCTGACGGTTCAAAAGAAAGGCGTTCAAGTCTTGGGGCGTGAGTAG
- a CDS encoding BlaI/MecI/CopY family transcriptional regulator, producing MDELNENEREALRILWQAPDQKPAEIQAAFGWSIENATLRSVLRNLLQKGYLSRKKSGKAFAYRARTRRSAQFSRTMQRMAEVFTGGSKTDLIMELLRREKLSDADLAMLKEITDQRTAEDNSKGDSP from the coding sequence ATGGATGAGTTGAACGAAAACGAACGCGAGGCATTACGGATTCTGTGGCAGGCACCCGATCAGAAACCGGCGGAGATCCAGGCAGCGTTTGGTTGGAGCATTGAAAATGCAACGCTTCGCTCGGTGCTGCGAAATCTGTTGCAAAAGGGATACCTGTCGCGAAAAAAATCCGGCAAGGCGTTCGCCTATCGCGCACGCACACGCCGGTCAGCCCAGTTCTCGCGAACGATGCAGCGGATGGCTGAAGTCTTTACCGGGGGATCCAAGACAGATTTGATCATGGAACTCCTCCGTCGCGAAAAGCTGAGCGATGCCGATTTGGCCATGCTCAAAGAAATCACGGATCAAAGAACCGCAGAAGACAACTCCAAGGGGGACTCACCATGA
- a CDS encoding NADP-dependent isocitrate dehydrogenase: MSESTADLIYTHTDEAPALATFSWLPIVEAYGATAGVTIATKDISLAGRILAAFPEAAGSSAVSDALAELGERVKNPEANIIKLPNISASIPQLTAAIQELQSRGYAVPDFPADPKTDQETQTRAKYASVLGSAVNPVLREGNSDRRVATPVKKYAQAHPHSMGKWTADCPSHVAHMTEGDFYGSEKSAVLDDSSPLKITLSGDDGKEIVLRESVPVDAGEVVDASVMSVSSLQAFYNREIEAARKSGVLLSLHLKATMMKVSDPILFGHAVSVYFADIFTKHAETFETLAVDPKNGMGGLEAKLAGLPKARQAEIQADIEAVYQRGPSLAMVDSDRGITNLHVPSDVIIDASMPAAIRSSGMMWGPDGKLQPTKAIIPDRCYAGVYQQTIDFCKKNGAFDVTKMGTVSNVGLMAKKAEEYGSHDKTFEIPASGTVRVTNAAGKVIFEHQVEKGDVWRMCQTKDVAIRDWVKLAVDRARITGTTAIFWLDKNRAHDANLIAKVESYLKDHETSGLDLRILDPVAATQVTCERASEGLDTISVTGNVLRDYLTDLFPILELGTSAKMLSIVPLLAGGGLYETGAGGSAPKHVQQFVSEGHLRWDSLGEFLALAVSLEDLGRKKSNPKIDVLAKALETATERFLQNDKSPSRKVGEIDTRGSHFYLAMYWARALADQTIDSELSNTFTPVAKAMEEQEPTIVDELAAAQGKAVDLGGYYFPDQEKTSAAMRPSKTLNKILAQLTA, encoded by the coding sequence ATGTCCGAATCGACCGCGGATCTCATCTATACCCACACCGACGAAGCTCCGGCGTTGGCGACGTTTTCCTGGTTGCCGATCGTCGAGGCGTATGGTGCGACTGCGGGCGTCACCATCGCGACAAAAGACATCTCGTTGGCGGGTCGTATTTTGGCGGCTTTTCCGGAGGCCGCTGGCAGTTCGGCTGTTTCCGACGCCTTGGCCGAACTTGGCGAACGGGTCAAGAACCCCGAAGCCAACATCATCAAACTGCCTAACATTAGCGCGTCGATTCCCCAATTGACTGCGGCGATCCAAGAGCTTCAGTCCCGAGGCTATGCGGTTCCCGACTTCCCCGCTGACCCGAAAACCGATCAGGAAACGCAAACGCGTGCGAAGTACGCCTCGGTGCTTGGCAGTGCGGTGAACCCGGTACTCCGCGAAGGCAATTCGGATCGGCGTGTTGCGACTCCGGTAAAGAAGTACGCCCAAGCTCATCCCCATTCGATGGGCAAGTGGACCGCCGATTGTCCATCGCATGTTGCACACATGACCGAAGGTGATTTTTACGGTTCCGAAAAATCGGCTGTACTTGACGATTCCAGTCCCTTGAAAATCACACTCTCGGGTGATGATGGGAAAGAAATCGTGTTGCGAGAATCGGTTCCGGTTGATGCTGGCGAAGTGGTCGACGCCTCGGTGATGAGCGTCAGCAGTCTGCAAGCGTTTTACAATCGCGAAATCGAAGCCGCTCGCAAAAGTGGTGTGTTGCTGTCACTGCATCTGAAAGCGACCATGATGAAGGTGTCCGATCCGATCCTATTCGGACACGCTGTCAGCGTCTACTTTGCCGACATCTTTACGAAACACGCCGAAACGTTTGAGACACTCGCCGTCGACCCGAAGAACGGAATGGGAGGACTCGAAGCCAAGTTGGCTGGTTTACCGAAGGCAAGGCAAGCCGAGATCCAAGCCGATATCGAGGCCGTCTACCAGCGAGGCCCATCGTTAGCCATGGTGGACTCCGATCGCGGCATCACCAATTTGCATGTACCAAGTGATGTGATCATTGATGCGTCGATGCCGGCAGCGATTCGTTCGTCCGGGATGATGTGGGGGCCGGATGGAAAGTTGCAGCCCACCAAGGCGATCATCCCCGACCGTTGTTACGCAGGCGTTTACCAACAAACCATCGACTTTTGTAAAAAGAACGGCGCCTTTGATGTCACCAAGATGGGGACGGTCAGCAATGTGGGGCTGATGGCCAAGAAAGCGGAGGAATACGGTTCGCACGACAAGACGTTTGAAATCCCTGCAAGCGGTACCGTCCGTGTCACCAACGCAGCCGGAAAGGTGATTTTCGAACATCAGGTCGAAAAAGGGGATGTTTGGCGAATGTGCCAAACCAAGGATGTCGCGATCCGGGACTGGGTCAAACTTGCTGTCGATCGCGCGCGGATCACGGGAACCACGGCGATCTTTTGGCTCGATAAGAATCGTGCCCACGACGCGAATTTGATTGCCAAGGTCGAAAGCTACCTGAAAGACCACGAAACCAGCGGGCTGGACCTTCGGATTCTCGATCCGGTCGCAGCAACACAAGTGACTTGCGAGCGGGCGTCTGAGGGACTGGATACGATCTCGGTGACCGGCAATGTCCTACGAGATTATCTGACCGACTTGTTCCCCATTTTGGAACTGGGGACGAGTGCAAAAATGTTGTCGATCGTCCCACTGCTTGCGGGAGGCGGTTTGTATGAAACCGGCGCGGGAGGCTCCGCTCCAAAACATGTCCAGCAATTTGTTAGCGAAGGCCATTTGCGATGGGATTCGCTTGGCGAATTCCTTGCCTTGGCGGTCTCCCTGGAAGACCTGGGGCGCAAGAAAAGCAATCCGAAGATTGACGTCCTGGCTAAAGCTCTCGAAACGGCTACGGAACGTTTTCTACAGAACGACAAGTCACCATCACGAAAAGTGGGGGAGATTGACACACGAGGCAGCCATTTTTATCTGGCGATGTACTGGGCCCGTGCACTGGCAGATCAAACGATCGACTCGGAGCTCTCGAACACTTTCACGCCCGTCGCTAAGGCAATGGAAGAACAAGAACCGACGATTGTTGACGAATTGGCAGCGGCACAAGGCAAGGCCGTGGATCTTGGCGGCTACTATTTTCCCGACCAAGAAAAGACATCCGCCGCAATGCGCCCGAGCAAAACGTTGAACAAAATCTTGGCCCAGCTCACAGCGTGA